In one Candidatus Micrarchaeota archaeon genomic region, the following are encoded:
- a CDS encoding zinc-binding dehydrogenase, with amino-acid sequence MNAVGFREYGNENVLELMDVEDPVPGSGEVVMRVRYTSMNMLDVLVRKGYSRTGATLPHVPGADVVGTVERLGGNVHGFGIGDTAIAHTLFGCGHCKSCASMDESVCSEWKVVGRDIWGSYGELVKLPASLLATPPEHYEMKELACMPLSLSVTWRAISTLASAEEGNSVVIRGASGNAGIFATLLSKAMGLQVLAITRSGEKAVSLKRIGADVVISASAADEQKVEVLDATDGKGADFVLESLGSTIEQSVEMLKDGGKVILYGTAAGSNATIDVKKIYLHSRSVIGTHASGKKEFESALSFMSSKNIRPVIGRLIDIKEASKAHAMLQNSEVFGKIVLEHRW; translated from the coding sequence ATGAATGCCGTTGGTTTCAGGGAATACGGAAACGAAAATGTCCTTGAGCTAATGGACGTGGAGGATCCCGTGCCCGGCAGCGGAGAGGTTGTCATGCGCGTAAGGTACACGTCTATGAACATGCTTGACGTGCTTGTGAGGAAGGGATATTCCCGCACAGGCGCCACGCTGCCGCATGTGCCTGGGGCTGACGTGGTGGGCACCGTGGAAAGGCTCGGCGGAAATGTGCACGGGTTCGGCATCGGCGATACTGCGATAGCCCACACGCTTTTCGGCTGCGGCCATTGCAAGTCTTGTGCATCAATGGACGAGAGCGTATGCAGCGAATGGAAAGTTGTCGGAAGGGACATCTGGGGATCATACGGCGAGCTGGTAAAACTACCAGCCTCGCTGCTTGCAACGCCTCCCGAGCATTATGAGATGAAGGAGCTTGCGTGCATGCCGCTGTCACTGTCCGTTACCTGGAGGGCAATAAGCACGCTTGCAAGCGCGGAAGAAGGGAATTCCGTAGTGATAAGGGGTGCCTCAGGCAATGCCGGAATATTTGCGACGTTGCTGTCCAAGGCGATGGGGCTGCAGGTGTTGGCCATTACCAGGAGCGGGGAAAAGGCTGTATCCCTGAAGAGGATTGGCGCTGACGTTGTCATAAGCGCGAGCGCAGCGGACGAGCAGAAGGTCGAGGTTCTTGACGCCACAGACGGGAAGGGCGCAGACTTCGTCCTCGAGTCCTTGGGCTCCACCATTGAGCAATCAGTTGAAATGCTCAAGGACGGCGGAAAGGTCATATTATACGGCACGGCCGCAGGCAGCAACGCCACCATTGACGTCAAAAAGATCTACCTCCATTCAAGGAGCGTCATAGGCACCCACGCCTCCGGCAAGAAGGAATTCGAAAGCGCCCTTTCATTCATGTCATCGAAAAACATAAGGCCGGTCATAGGCAGGCTCATTGACATAAAGGAGGCCTCAAAGGCGCATGCAATGCTGCAGAATTCCGAGGTTTTCGGGAAGATAGTCTTGGAGCATAGGTGGTGA
- a CDS encoding prenyltransferase, giving the protein MSKLEYYLKEALEPTLMYAALCSVLGIIAASYYYKVSLAMAILLVIGVFFAQMSVNVIDDYVDYKRGIDSETEKTKFSGGSGILVNHLLEPREVLYMGLTAFMIAASIGSYLIALKPAIMPFVAVGALSILLYAHFFVNIPYLAEPLAATNFMLIVLGSFVVAGSLTHLLAALLVAFPTGSLVGLALLVNEIPDRDVDAKHGRRSGVVMLNSREKSASYYIIWQALCYGSVVYGVAAKILPYTELLLLAALPFMVVTYSGIRRYSKAREFEKYMGTNALHSLLVPMLLMVGYVMVIV; this is encoded by the coding sequence ATGTCAAAGCTGGAATACTACCTGAAGGAGGCGCTCGAGCCCACGCTCATGTATGCTGCCCTGTGCTCTGTTTTGGGGATAATCGCCGCAAGCTACTACTACAAGGTAAGCCTTGCCATGGCGATCCTTCTCGTAATCGGCGTCTTCTTTGCGCAGATGTCAGTCAACGTCATAGACGACTACGTCGATTACAAGCGTGGAATAGACTCCGAGACCGAGAAGACCAAGTTCAGCGGCGGCAGCGGCATTCTTGTGAATCACCTGCTCGAGCCCAGGGAGGTCCTTTACATGGGATTAACGGCTTTCATGATAGCGGCATCAATAGGGTCCTACCTTATTGCGCTCAAGCCAGCCATAATGCCGTTTGTTGCAGTAGGTGCGCTGTCGATACTGCTTTACGCCCACTTTTTCGTTAACATACCATATCTGGCGGAGCCGCTTGCAGCGACCAACTTCATGCTGATCGTGCTCGGCAGCTTCGTGGTAGCGGGCTCCCTAACGCACCTGCTCGCCGCGTTGCTCGTCGCATTCCCTACAGGCTCCCTTGTGGGGCTCGCGCTGCTGGTCAACGAGATACCGGACAGGGACGTGGATGCTAAGCACGGGAGGAGGAGCGGGGTGGTGATGCTGAATTCCAGGGAGAAGTCAGCATCATATTACATAATATGGCAGGCCCTGTGCTACGGCTCTGTGGTATACGGCGTTGCTGCAAAGATTCTCCCGTATACGGAGTTGCTCCTTCTCGCCGCGCTGCCCTTCATGGTTGTCACGTATTCAGGAATAAGAAGATACTCCAAGGCAAGGGAATTCGAGAAATACATGGGTACGAACGCGCTCCACTCGCTTCTTGTACCTATGCTTCTGATGGTGGGGTATGTAATGGTGATCGTATGA
- a CDS encoding YdeI/OmpD-associated family protein, whose amino-acid sequence MPGGEEDMIISFKSAKEMERWLSRNHSKSNGIWLRMFNKNSGIDAIKGPEALDVALCYGWITGQARANDGISVLWRFCPRRPKSMWSKLNTQHAERLIREGRMKASGFRQIEEAKRDGRWARAYSPQRTAKIPRDFARELSRNGKAREFFKTLNRSSVYAIIFRLENTRNPELRRQKISSIVEMLGRGEKFR is encoded by the coding sequence ATGCCAGGGGGCGAAGAAGACATGATAATCTCCTTCAAGTCAGCGAAGGAGATGGAAAGATGGCTAAGCAGGAACCATTCGAAATCAAACGGCATATGGCTGCGTATGTTCAATAAGAATTCAGGAATTGATGCGATAAAGGGCCCGGAGGCGCTTGACGTGGCGCTTTGCTACGGATGGATAACCGGGCAGGCTAGGGCGAACGACGGGATATCGGTGCTCTGGAGGTTCTGCCCGAGAAGGCCCAAGAGCATGTGGTCGAAGCTGAACACGCAGCATGCGGAGCGGCTTATCAGGGAGGGGAGGATGAAGGCATCTGGATTCAGGCAGATAGAGGAGGCGAAACGCGACGGCAGGTGGGCCAGGGCGTACAGCCCGCAGAGGACTGCGAAAATACCTAGGGACTTCGCCAGGGAATTGAGCAGGAACGGCAAGGCGAGGGAATTCTTCAAGACGCTCAACAGGTCTAGCGTATATGCGATAATATTCAGGCTCGAGAACACGAGGAACCCGGAGCTCAGGAGGCAAAAGATATCATCCATTGTGGAAATGCTAGGAAGGGGGGAAAAGTTCCGCTGA
- the cca gene encoding CCA tRNA nucleotidyltransferase, which yields MYDGKYTLSKPLGKKFKSLLREVLQNSKPTEMESQEVRTAINEVMGRLMKKTPKDVEILLAGSAARGTQIKGNSDVDIFLLFPRELKESIIEKKGLEIAKKIVNRKGGESYIVKYAEHPYTRLILKDLNINVDIVPAYKIETAKERGTAVDRTQLHNEFVNSKLTGKQRDDVRILKVFLRSHNIYGAEARIEGFSGYLCELLIYNFGSFEELIVGIANINLPLIIDVAKHHGTDTKEIRKKFFGKSFIVIDPTDRNRNVAANVSDESLLRFALASRALLKSPDKDTFYGTRRSDIYSERKLAGIRKILNTNMYVLHFAVPEIAEDIIWQQLRKARTRIDDLLRESGFSPMISLQNVKGKDAVIAFFACNSHIAVRKVVGPGIRMGGAMEKFIKAHKDRLLMYVDKDRICVIEKAEYSNPENLIRGWLGKKSTRLPSNLNARKCTLYVNKVPEMHAKLVYDAYLDMFTL from the coding sequence ATGTATGATGGTAAATATACTTTAAGCAAGCCCTTAGGTAAGAAGTTTAAATCACTGCTAAGGGAGGTTCTGCAGAACTCAAAGCCTACGGAAATGGAGTCGCAGGAAGTGAGAACCGCAATAAACGAGGTAATGGGCAGGCTGATGAAGAAAACTCCGAAGGACGTCGAGATACTCCTTGCAGGATCAGCGGCGCGGGGAACGCAGATAAAGGGAAACTCAGATGTAGACATATTCCTGCTTTTCCCAAGGGAATTGAAAGAGAGCATAATAGAGAAGAAAGGGCTAGAGATAGCCAAAAAAATAGTGAACAGGAAGGGGGGCGAATCGTACATTGTAAAGTATGCCGAGCATCCTTATACAAGGCTCATTCTCAAAGACCTCAACATAAACGTCGACATAGTTCCTGCTTACAAGATAGAAACAGCCAAGGAGCGCGGCACTGCAGTTGATAGGACGCAACTGCACAACGAGTTCGTCAATTCAAAGCTGACAGGCAAGCAGCGGGACGATGTAAGGATACTCAAGGTATTCCTCAGGTCCCACAATATATACGGAGCAGAGGCGAGAATAGAGGGCTTTTCGGGATACCTGTGCGAGTTGCTCATATACAACTTCGGTTCGTTCGAAGAGCTTATAGTAGGGATTGCCAATATAAATCTTCCGCTTATAATAGACGTTGCAAAACACCACGGTACAGATACCAAAGAGATACGAAAAAAATTCTTCGGAAAAAGCTTCATAGTAATAGACCCAACGGACAGAAACAGGAATGTTGCCGCAAATGTTTCAGACGAATCGTTGCTCAGGTTCGCGCTTGCATCGAGGGCGCTCCTCAAGTCGCCAGACAAGGACACGTTTTACGGAACAAGAAGGTCCGACATCTATTCGGAGAGGAAGCTTGCAGGTATAAGGAAAATTCTAAATACCAACATGTACGTGCTTCATTTTGCCGTGCCTGAGATAGCCGAGGACATAATCTGGCAGCAGCTCAGGAAGGCAAGGACAAGGATCGATGACCTGCTCAGGGAGAGCGGCTTCAGTCCGATGATATCGCTCCAAAACGTCAAGGGCAAGGACGCGGTAATCGCCTTCTTCGCGTGCAACTCCCACATTGCCGTGAGGAAGGTAGTAGGGCCGGGTATTCGGATGGGAGGCGCGATGGAGAAATTCATCAAGGCGCACAAGGACAGGCTCCTGATGTACGTCGATAAGGACAGGATATGCGTCATTGAGAAAGCGGAGTACAGCAATCCGGAAAACCTGATCCGCGGATGGCTCGGCAAAAAATCCACGAGGCTTCCGTCCAACCTGAATGCGCGCAAATGCACGCTGTACGTGAACAAGGTCCCGGAAATGCACGCGAAGCTCGTATACGATGCCTATCTGGACATGTTCACGCTGTAA
- a CDS encoding AAA family ATPase, protein MIITLHSKGNYIGGKKLVIAVTGTPGSGKSTFAKELAGKLPEPKIIEINDVVEQHRLFSRVDRLGSKVVKLKELESKLTEMIKEQSKEYNTIIVGHLVPELSLGEDVVVVLRVGLRELIKRLKERSYEKEKVRENLVSESVDYCGLKSKDICDEVYEIETEAEKGEMIEYLSKRASGKPSRKPKSVEISRLDELMSIVTEGNEYGL, encoded by the coding sequence ATAATTATAACGCTTCATTCAAAGGGTAATTATATAGGCGGAAAAAAACTCGTAATTGCTGTCACAGGAACCCCAGGATCCGGGAAAAGCACGTTCGCAAAGGAGCTTGCCGGAAAGCTGCCGGAGCCAAAAATAATAGAGATAAACGACGTGGTCGAGCAGCACCGGCTTTTTTCCAGGGTGGACAGGCTGGGATCAAAGGTAGTCAAGCTCAAGGAGCTTGAAAGTAAGCTAACAGAAATGATAAAGGAGCAATCCAAGGAATACAACACCATAATAGTGGGCCATCTTGTCCCTGAACTTAGCCTGGGGGAGGATGTTGTAGTTGTGCTGAGGGTGGGCCTGAGGGAGTTGATAAAGAGGCTCAAGGAAAGAAGCTATGAAAAAGAGAAGGTAAGGGAGAACCTGGTTTCGGAATCCGTTGACTACTGCGGGCTCAAGTCAAAGGACATATGCGACGAGGTATACGAAATAGAAACGGAAGCAGAAAAGGGCGAGATGATCGAGTACCTGTCAAAAAGGGCATCGGGGAAGCCTTCCAGGAAGCCCAAATCGGTGGAGATAAGCAGGCTTGACGAGCTGATGTCAATAGTTACGGAAGGGAACGAATACGGCCTATGA
- a CDS encoding DUF357 domain-containing protein, translated as MDPEDGIRKRIEKDIGLFYKGIEAVKSDNAKITKVLELSRMYAKDSESFLDKGDFYTSFASINYAHGLLDAVREIMG; from the coding sequence ATGGATCCTGAAGATGGCATAAGGAAAAGGATAGAGAAGGACATAGGCCTTTTCTACAAGGGCATAGAGGCGGTTAAGTCGGATAACGCCAAAATAACAAAGGTATTGGAGCTTTCGAGGATGTATGCCAAGGACTCAGAGAGCTTCCTGGACAAGGGAGATTTCTATACCTCGTTCGCAAGCATAAACTACGCCCATGGGCTTCTTGACGCGGTAAGGGAAATAATGGGATAG
- a CDS encoding methyltransferase: protein MYKEGKAAIRYKRGSFLNPEGLVSRDISCALAATISTRKTRILDSTSATGIRGIRYYLETPSKDVTFLEMNRAAFSSMKRNVGFNKVKAKMHPKSIQEFANTERDKFDIIDLDPFGGVTPYIYDLMKISRSGTHMFITATDTAVLCGADYGACLRLYDARPMHNEMCKEVGIRILAGYVARVAAQFSYGVEVVAAFSYLHYMRIFVRLRHGSGAAAASLKNMGYVHYCGKCLNRSLEHSVLPKSNTCGICGSQMDGAGKAWLGSMSDKKAVKAIMEEIARNPGLYSDGSMRLIEELSKEVDTPTCYSIPAITKKMGIGSIGTKPLMELLDSRGFQVSRTHLSSYSIKTGAGIEEVKSAIRALSKNI, encoded by the coding sequence GTGTACAAGGAGGGAAAGGCTGCAATAAGATACAAAAGAGGATCGTTCCTGAACCCGGAGGGACTTGTGTCGCGCGACATCAGCTGCGCGCTTGCCGCAACGATTTCGACCAGGAAAACAAGGATACTGGATTCCACCTCTGCGACAGGCATAAGGGGCATACGCTACTACCTTGAAACGCCGTCAAAGGACGTGACATTCCTGGAGATGAACCGCGCAGCTTTTTCCTCGATGAAAAGGAACGTTGGGTTCAACAAGGTAAAGGCCAAGATGCACCCCAAGAGCATACAGGAATTCGCGAATACTGAAAGAGATAAGTTCGACATCATAGACCTTGACCCGTTCGGGGGTGTGACGCCGTACATCTACGACCTGATGAAGATATCGAGGAGCGGCACGCACATGTTCATCACCGCCACGGACACTGCAGTTCTGTGCGGCGCGGATTACGGCGCATGCCTCAGGCTTTACGATGCTAGGCCAATGCACAACGAGATGTGCAAGGAGGTTGGGATAAGGATACTTGCTGGGTATGTAGCAAGGGTGGCAGCGCAGTTCAGCTACGGGGTTGAGGTTGTTGCAGCGTTCTCGTACCTGCACTACATGAGGATCTTCGTTCGCCTCCGTCACGGCTCGGGCGCAGCTGCGGCCTCGCTGAAGAACATGGGTTACGTGCACTACTGCGGCAAGTGCCTTAACAGGAGCCTGGAGCATTCGGTGCTGCCGAAGTCAAACACGTGCGGCATTTGCGGCAGCCAGATGGACGGCGCGGGAAAGGCGTGGCTCGGGAGCATGAGCGACAAAAAGGCGGTGAAGGCGATAATGGAGGAGATCGCGCGGAATCCCGGGCTGTACAGCGACGGGAGCATGAGGCTGATAGAGGAGCTGTCAAAGGAGGTTGACACCCCGACATGCTATTCCATACCGGCGATAACCAAGAAGATGGGCATAGGCTCAATCGGCACCAAACCGCTCATGGAGCTCCTGGATTCCAGGGGATTCCAGGTCTCTAGGACGCACCTGTCGAGCTATTCCATAAAAACCGGCGCCGGGATTGAGGAGGTTAAGTCGGCCATAAGGGCGCTTTCAAAGAATATTTAA
- a CDS encoding peptidase C39 family protein has protein sequence MAKKNSAKKSKVRESKIFEIPNYAQTEEFTSSAASAMMVLKYLNKNLKMKKDLEFQIWQEAVNGSVWHGSRYGLAYALAKRGARAQIISNVKDEGYEKKLAVYEGINLETLSSSFNEIKDKALKLKIKEQYGITTINMIKKQINGGKIPIVLVNANMLNPYLEPSPHWVVIKGYDKDTFYINDPYSDSTITMEPQVFKGALGFEKEFHMIAVNSKK, from the coding sequence ATGGCAAAAAAGAATTCAGCTAAAAAGTCAAAGGTCAGGGAATCGAAGATATTTGAAATACCTAACTATGCGCAGACTGAGGAGTTCACAAGCTCTGCCGCATCTGCTATGATGGTGCTCAAGTACCTGAACAAGAACCTCAAGATGAAGAAGGATCTCGAGTTCCAGATATGGCAGGAGGCGGTGAACGGCAGCGTTTGGCACGGCTCGAGGTACGGGCTCGCATACGCGCTCGCGAAGAGGGGCGCAAGGGCGCAGATAATAAGCAACGTCAAGGACGAGGGCTACGAGAAGAAGCTCGCTGTTTACGAGGGGATAAACCTGGAGACGCTCAGCTCATCCTTCAACGAGATAAAGGACAAGGCGCTGAAGCTCAAGATAAAGGAGCAATACGGGATAACTACTATAAACATGATAAAGAAGCAGATAAACGGCGGCAAGATACCAATAGTATTGGTAAACGCCAACATGCTTAATCCCTACCTTGAGCCCTCGCCCCACTGGGTCGTCATAAAGGGCTACGACAAGGACACCTTTTACATAAACGATCCGTATTCGGACAGCACCATAACTATGGAGCCGCAAGTGTTCAAGGGCGCATTGGGATTCGAGAAGGAGTTCCACATGATTGCAGTGAATTCCAAGAAGTGA
- a CDS encoding glycosyltransferase translates to MKLLITQHNINERGGAEKVILKIAQKYDATIYTLGYNPKGTFEEFKDIDIRIFRKSKTVSSIFPKRVSNALHYGYSFYNLKVKEDYDVINAHMSPSEWVRNRNPRVLWYCHTPPRELYDDAVANIRRKSVQEKVLYSSFARVYSSIERRILNNVEAIATNSDNTKKRIRSALHKDSVVINPGIDFRRFTDRGNGRYFIYPSRFAEQKRQEYAIEAFSMFQRNRRFKDYKLVLAGSLSSRYADFSKYYERLRSMKARNVVFRTNPTDSELADLYSRSTGVLFTAVNEDYGIVPLEAMASRKPVISVNEGGPRETIVDGKTGFLVGSAREMSERMRYIAENGSIAAEMGRNGRKRVERNYSWNSFFKKFDSLARKVSKSG, encoded by the coding sequence ATGAAGCTTCTCATCACCCAGCACAACATCAACGAACGCGGCGGCGCGGAGAAGGTCATACTGAAGATAGCGCAAAAATACGACGCCACGATATACACACTCGGATACAACCCGAAAGGCACATTCGAGGAATTCAAGGACATCGACATACGCATATTCAGGAAAAGCAAGACCGTGAGCAGCATATTCCCGAAGCGCGTTTCAAATGCGCTGCATTACGGGTACAGCTTCTACAACCTGAAGGTAAAGGAGGATTACGACGTCATAAATGCGCACATGTCCCCCAGCGAATGGGTGCGCAACAGGAACCCGCGCGTGCTGTGGTACTGCCATACCCCTCCAAGGGAATTGTATGACGATGCGGTTGCGAACATCAGGAGGAAAAGCGTCCAGGAGAAGGTCCTCTACAGCAGCTTCGCCAGGGTGTATTCCTCAATAGAGCGCCGCATACTGAACAATGTGGAGGCGATAGCCACCAACAGCGACAACACGAAAAAAAGGATAAGGAGCGCGCTGCACAAGGACTCTGTAGTTATAAACCCGGGGATAGACTTCAGGCGCTTCACGGACCGCGGAAACGGCAGGTATTTCATTTACCCATCGAGGTTTGCGGAGCAGAAGCGCCAGGAATACGCCATTGAGGCGTTCTCGATGTTCCAGAGGAACCGCAGGTTCAAGGACTACAAGCTGGTTCTTGCTGGAAGCCTGTCAAGCAGGTACGCGGATTTCAGCAAGTACTATGAAAGGCTCAGGTCCATGAAGGCTAGGAACGTCGTATTCAGGACCAACCCCACGGACAGCGAGCTCGCGGATCTTTATTCAAGGTCTACCGGCGTTCTGTTCACAGCTGTGAACGAGGACTACGGGATAGTGCCTCTTGAGGCTATGGCAAGCCGCAAGCCCGTAATATCCGTAAACGAGGGCGGGCCGAGGGAAACAATAGTAGACGGAAAGACCGGGTTCCTCGTTGGCAGCGCAAGGGAGATGTCGGAAAGGATGAGGTACATCGCGGAGAACGGCTCCATAGCCGCGGAGATGGGCAGAAACGGGAGGAAACGCGTGGAAAGGAACTATTCCTGGAATTCGTTCTTCAAAAAATTCGACAGCCTTGCAAGGAAGGTGAGCAAAAGCGGCTAG
- a CDS encoding sulfatase-like hydrolase/transferase, translated as MKKPNVSIIVLDTLKLDLFEKIAKNNLNLLSRFDAVRFNGCIAPASWTLPSHASLFTGLYPSGHGSHETKKIKSLDIEHIKLKRKTIVHDLKGMGYSTYGISANPYIHPVYGFTGFDIFEEESYFTDIFGSIIEISGSLKPRISKYRNIYGNDVMKLSNAIMKEDPKLFIDLVASATTLTPRAAVKKMKAKIIDGWPIEKGGKSILRKISEMGMKEPFFLFVNFMEAHDPYIGKKGKDFNWATPFLKGEVDNGTINRWKALYSKASARALRYGTELMGNLLERFGENQIIILTSDHGQAFNEHGFIGHGTVLFDEVVRVPLLVIIPKRLRKKSGSIGKYQSLVNVRKFILSSIRGDADALSRLSCKTAYSETFSIPANISNVKDLDRRKIARFDRYQKRAFT; from the coding sequence TTGAAAAAACCTAACGTGTCAATAATTGTACTTGACACGCTGAAGCTTGACCTGTTTGAAAAAATAGCTAAAAACAATCTCAACCTTTTGTCACGGTTCGATGCGGTAAGGTTCAACGGTTGCATAGCCCCGGCATCTTGGACGCTTCCGTCCCATGCCTCGTTATTCACAGGCCTTTATCCATCAGGTCACGGCTCCCATGAGACAAAAAAGATAAAGTCGTTGGATATAGAGCACATAAAGCTGAAGAGAAAAACCATAGTCCACGACCTTAAAGGCATGGGCTATTCAACTTACGGAATCTCTGCAAACCCCTACATACATCCGGTATACGGATTCACAGGATTTGACATATTTGAAGAAGAATCGTATTTTACCGACATATTTGGGAGCATAATAGAAATATCCGGAAGCTTGAAGCCCCGCATATCGAAGTACAGGAACATCTACGGCAACGATGTCATGAAGCTATCCAATGCGATAATGAAGGAAGATCCTAAATTGTTCATAGATCTCGTTGCCAGCGCAACTACCCTTACCCCCCGGGCGGCAGTAAAAAAGATGAAGGCAAAAATCATTGACGGCTGGCCGATAGAAAAAGGCGGGAAAAGCATCCTTAGGAAAATAAGCGAAATGGGGATGAAGGAGCCGTTCTTCCTGTTCGTGAACTTCATGGAGGCACACGACCCCTACATAGGGAAAAAAGGAAAAGATTTCAACTGGGCAACGCCGTTTCTGAAAGGCGAAGTTGACAACGGAACGATAAATAGGTGGAAGGCGTTATATTCCAAAGCATCCGCAAGGGCATTGAGGTACGGGACTGAACTGATGGGCAACCTTCTGGAAAGGTTCGGGGAAAACCAGATAATAATACTCACTTCGGATCATGGCCAGGCCTTCAACGAGCACGGGTTCATAGGCCACGGCACGGTACTCTTCGACGAGGTTGTTAGGGTGCCGCTGCTCGTGATTATCCCGAAGCGCCTCAGGAAAAAATCAGGCTCAATCGGCAAATATCAATCGTTGGTAAACGTAAGGAAATTCATATTGTCCTCAATAAGGGGCGATGCTGATGCGCTTTCAAGACTGTCATGCAAAACAGCATATTCGGAAACGTTCAGCATACCAGCAAACATCTCGAACGTCAAGGATCTGGACAGGCGCAAGATTGCAAGATTCGACAGGTACCAGAAGAGGGCATTTACATGA
- a CDS encoding tyrosine--tRNA ligase yields MDIETKLEIIKSEPFEEVITGQDLRAILEGNDHPRHYLGLEISGMMHLGSLFLNGKKINDFEKAGIKTNILLADWHTMANNKFGGDWDKIIRASEFYRKAFEKFCPKTKIILGSDLYKGNDEYWKRTMQFARRTTMARATRTLVIQGRSQTDTLHVSQYIYPMMQVADILALDVDIPHAGMDQRKIHVLAKELFKDEKLKTIAPIHHHLLPSLLEPPKLGADATKEEQVMATKMSKSKPGSAILIMATDDEIRHIIKSAWCPVKVTEHNPVLELCKYLVLPLQGKLQINRKREYGGDIEYTTYAALENDYRDGKLHPMDLKNGITESIISIIKPIRDEFEGKKDLLEVFR; encoded by the coding sequence ATGGATATAGAAACCAAGCTTGAAATAATAAAAAGCGAACCGTTTGAAGAGGTAATAACAGGGCAGGATCTTAGGGCAATACTTGAGGGGAATGATCACCCGCGCCATTATCTCGGGCTTGAAATAAGCGGAATGATGCATCTGGGCAGCCTGTTCCTAAACGGCAAAAAGATTAATGATTTCGAAAAGGCTGGGATAAAAACAAATATTCTTCTTGCAGACTGGCATACAATGGCAAACAACAAGTTCGGAGGAGACTGGGACAAAATAATAAGAGCCTCTGAATTCTACAGAAAGGCATTCGAAAAATTCTGTCCTAAAACTAAAATAATTTTGGGGTCCGATCTCTACAAAGGGAATGACGAATACTGGAAAAGGACCATGCAATTTGCAAGAAGGACGACAATGGCAAGAGCTACGAGAACGCTAGTAATCCAAGGAAGGAGCCAAACAGACACATTGCATGTATCGCAATACATATACCCTATGATGCAGGTTGCGGATATACTGGCCCTGGATGTCGACATTCCCCATGCGGGGATGGATCAAAGAAAGATACATGTTCTTGCAAAGGAACTGTTCAAGGACGAGAAGCTAAAAACAATAGCCCCGATACACCACCATTTGCTTCCATCGTTGTTAGAGCCACCTAAATTAGGTGCAGACGCAACAAAAGAGGAGCAAGTCATGGCAACTAAAATGAGTAAGTCAAAGCCAGGGTCTGCGATACTAATCATGGCAACCGATGACGAAATAAGGCATATAATTAAATCTGCATGGTGTCCTGTAAAAGTTACAGAGCATAATCCTGTCCTTGAATTATGCAAGTACCTGGTATTACCGTTACAGGGCAAGCTGCAAATAAACAGAAAGAGGGAATATGGTGGAGACATCGAATATACCACCTATGCGGCATTGGAAAACGATTACAGGGACGGGAAGCTACATCCTATGGATCTAAAAAACGGAATAACGGAATCGATTATATCAATAATCAAGCCGATACGTGACGAATTTGAAGGAAAAAAAGATCTTCTTGAAGTATTTAGGTAA
- a CDS encoding helix-turn-helix transcriptional regulator — protein MRGTMLKIFILRRISRSSVNSYTIFKEFSARKSFVRVSRTTGDMKNEIYNAIKSLEKSGYIKSSQKIENGRLKNYYGLAPKGSKVLKASGRIFRRHLRELAAIMKK, from the coding sequence ATGAGGGGCACAATGCTCAAGATATTCATACTGAGAAGGATAAGCCGCTCAAGCGTGAATTCCTACACGATATTCAAGGAGTTCAGCGCGCGAAAGAGTTTCGTAAGGGTCTCAAGGACCACGGGGGACATGAAGAACGAAATCTACAACGCGATAAAAAGCCTTGAGAAGTCCGGATACATAAAATCATCGCAAAAGATAGAAAACGGCAGGCTGAAGAATTACTACGGGCTTGCGCCGAAGGGCAGCAAGGTCCTGAAGGCCTCTGGGCGGATATTCAGGAGGCACCTGAGGGAGCTTGCCGCGATCATGAAAAAGTAA